The following are encoded together in the Methanothermobacter tenebrarum genome:
- a CDS encoding DUF11 domain-containing protein: VANVSSDIYDPDMSNNRANATITVPPAADLAITKVANQTVVNYLDTVKFTLTVTNNGPDTGVNVRVTDLLPAGLQFLSANASQGSYNETTGIWTIGELANGAVATLDIIAKVVASNTSITNVATVTSDIDDPNPSNNRDSVTIKVGKKPTPKPPKPPGPGEVPMQPTGTSLSLMLLAVLSIIGGFAVSRKV; this comes from the coding sequence GTGGCGAATGTTTCAAGCGACATATACGACCCAGACATGAGCAACAACAGAGCTAATGCGACTATCACTGTGCCACCAGCAGCAGACCTTGCCATCACTAAAGTTGCTAACCAGACAGTGGTTAATTACCTGGACACTGTCAAATTCACCTTAACTGTTACAAACAATGGACCAGATACTGGAGTGAATGTTAGGGTAACTGACTTGTTACCAGCCGGATTACAATTCTTGAGTGCAAACGCTTCACAGGGAAGCTACAATGAAACTACTGGCATCTGGACCATCGGCGAGTTAGCAAATGGTGCTGTGGCAACCTTGGATATCATAGCCAAGGTTGTGGCAAGCAACACCAGCATAACTAATGTGGCTACCGTGACAAGTGACATAGATGATCCAAATCCAAGTAATAACAGGGATTCTGTGACGATAAAAGTAGGCAAAAAGCCAACGCCAAAACCGCCGAAACCACCAGGGCCGGGTGAAGTTCCAATGCAACCAACAGGAACTTCATTATCCTTGATGTTATTAGCAGTACTGTCAATTATCGGTGGATTCGCAGTTTCAAGAAAAGTATAA
- the hypD gene encoding hydrogenase formation protein HypD yields MKDLSREIVSRINKISRPVKIMHVCGSHEHTIMQHGIRSLLPEEVEVVAGPGCPVCCVPAREIDECVELARQGVTITTFGDMLRVPGSYGSLADAKAEGADVRIVYGVNNAVEIAKNLDREVVFMAAGFETTAPTTASAILSDPPENFSVLSCHRLIPPALKFLIESGEVNLDGLIEPGHVSTIIGTRPYIPFSRDYGIPQVIAGFNPIDVLLAVYMILRQIRNGEAKVENEYRRVVREEGNVKAQEVMREVFFVTSREWRGFPEIPDSVYEIKDEFSDFNAREKFDIELGDVVECPTGCICGAVLRGVARPEDCSLFRSECTPTNPVGACMVSREGTCNIAYRYSSF; encoded by the coding sequence ATGAAGGATCTTTCAAGGGAGATAGTATCAAGGATAAATAAAATTTCACGGCCAGTTAAGATAATGCATGTCTGCGGATCCCATGAACATACAATAATGCAACATGGTATACGATCCCTTTTACCAGAGGAGGTTGAAGTTGTCGCGGGGCCTGGATGCCCAGTATGTTGCGTTCCTGCGAGGGAAATTGATGAGTGTGTGGAACTTGCAAGGCAAGGCGTTACCATCACGACATTTGGAGACATGCTCCGCGTCCCGGGATCTTATGGTTCTCTTGCTGATGCAAAGGCTGAGGGTGCTGATGTTAGAATAGTCTATGGTGTGAATAATGCTGTTGAAATCGCGAAGAACCTTGACCGTGAAGTTGTTTTCATGGCAGCGGGTTTCGAGACGACAGCGCCCACAACAGCTTCTGCAATCTTGTCGGATCCGCCAGAAAATTTTTCGGTTCTTTCATGTCATCGTTTAATACCTCCAGCCTTAAAGTTTCTCATAGAATCTGGGGAAGTGAATTTGGATGGTCTTATAGAGCCTGGGCACGTTTCCACTATAATAGGTACAAGGCCTTATATTCCGTTTTCAAGGGATTATGGGATACCTCAGGTTATAGCGGGTTTCAACCCGATTGATGTTCTATTGGCAGTTTATATGATACTTCGTCAGATTAGAAATGGTGAGGCCAAGGTTGAGAATGAGTATAGGAGAGTTGTCAGGGAGGAAGGTAACGTTAAAGCTCAGGAGGTTATGAGAGAAGTTTTCTTTGTTACGAGTAGGGAGTGGAGGGGCTTCCCTGAGATCCCGGATTCTGTATATGAGATAAAAGATGAATTTTCGGATTTTAATGCTAGGGAGAAGTTTGATATAGAATTAGGGGATGTGGTTGAATGTCCCACAGGTTGTATTTGTGGTGCTGTATTAAGGGGTGTTGCGAGGCCTGAGGATTGTTCGCTTTTTAGGAGCGAGTGCACACCAACTAACCCTGTTGGTGCATGTATGGTTTCAAGGGAGGGGACGTGTAATATTGCGTACCGTTATAGTTCATTTTGA
- a CDS encoding phosphoglycolate phosphatase: protein MRAIAVDIDGTITDPTRKLSIPALKALRKAESFGVPVILVTGNILCFTRATSVLIGTSGGLVAENGGVIYSRGKVKVLGDIKKAERAYKHLRSFYPVEKVQFSEFRVSEIAIWRTIPEDIIKETLRDFDIEVYDTKFAIHLTDPQVNKGSSLKIVAKDMGLKTDDIMAIGDSENDIDFLKVAGLKVAVANADPQLKEMADYVTTKEYGDGVAEALEKFIFQRRGIDCMI from the coding sequence ATGAGGGCAATTGCTGTGGACATTGATGGTACCATAACTGACCCAACAAGGAAGTTGAGCATACCCGCCCTTAAGGCGTTGAGGAAGGCCGAATCCTTTGGAGTGCCCGTTATACTTGTCACTGGTAACATTCTATGTTTCACTAGGGCAACTTCTGTACTTATAGGAACCTCCGGGGGTCTTGTAGCAGAAAATGGTGGTGTAATATACTCTAGGGGGAAAGTTAAAGTACTGGGTGATATTAAAAAGGCTGAAAGAGCATATAAGCACCTTAGAAGTTTTTATCCTGTAGAAAAGGTTCAATTTTCAGAATTCAGAGTTTCTGAGATAGCCATATGGCGGACAATACCTGAAGATATCATAAAAGAAACTTTAAGGGATTTTGACATTGAAGTCTATGATACAAAATTTGCAATTCACCTTACAGATCCACAAGTCAATAAAGGCTCATCACTTAAAATAGTCGCAAAAGACATGGGACTCAAAACAGATGATATAATGGCGATAGGAGATAGTGAAAACGACATCGACTTCCTCAAAGTGGCCGGGTTAAAGGTTGCAGTTGCAAATGCAGACCCCCAACTTAAAGAGATGGCAGATTATGTGACAACCAAGGAATATGGTGATGGGGTGGCAGAAGCACTTGAAAAATTCATATTCCAACGGAGGGGGATAGATTGTATGATATAG
- a CDS encoding TldD/PmbA family protein, translating into MYDIAEKTFKEALKHAPNVEVYVQKEETLEVDIQRDKIDLAKEQHLTGLGLRVIQDKKMGFAYTTDMRRIKETIKMAVSNMGANEADENFKFSKPSHYPQVKKIYDKRFHDLEVSDAHEFAERMIDKVFDEGCEPTSGGFTASHLETLLLNSNGVESEYKSTGFSAHISVNAKEGDLKSTAYESDASCLMSIEPEKISQTACKIAKDSIGGEKIDTGDLSILLDYHAINGILATFTSAINADNVQRGRSYLADKIGEEIANLTMNIYDDGRITGGLYSAPMDDEGTPSQRTPIIEKGILKNFIYDLYTASKGNVKSTGNGIRPSFSSIPTVSTTNIILDFQDKITVDDIERGMLVTDVLGAHTANPISGDFSLEANNPFFIENGEIKYPIKKAMISGNLFNILKQVKMIDSKIRQIGAFITPRIFIETIRVIGG; encoded by the coding sequence TTGTATGATATAGCAGAAAAAACATTCAAAGAAGCTCTTAAACATGCCCCGAATGTGGAAGTATATGTGCAAAAGGAGGAAACATTAGAAGTCGACATTCAAAGGGATAAAATAGACCTTGCAAAGGAACAACATTTAACAGGCCTCGGCTTAAGGGTCATACAAGATAAAAAGATGGGTTTCGCTTACACCACAGACATGCGCCGAATAAAAGAAACAATAAAAATGGCCGTCTCTAACATGGGAGCGAATGAAGCAGATGAAAATTTCAAATTTTCCAAACCATCACATTATCCGCAAGTGAAAAAAATCTATGATAAAAGATTTCACGATCTTGAAGTTTCAGATGCCCATGAATTCGCTGAGAGAATGATAGATAAGGTTTTTGATGAAGGTTGTGAGCCTACCAGTGGCGGCTTCACCGCAAGCCACTTGGAAACCCTCCTATTAAATTCCAATGGGGTTGAGAGCGAATACAAGAGCACGGGATTTTCTGCCCACATATCAGTTAATGCCAAGGAAGGTGACCTTAAATCTACAGCCTATGAATCTGATGCATCATGCCTAATGAGCATAGAACCGGAAAAGATATCCCAGACTGCCTGCAAGATAGCTAAAGATTCCATTGGAGGCGAAAAAATTGATACGGGCGATTTGAGCATACTATTAGACTATCACGCCATAAATGGCATTCTCGCGACATTCACATCAGCAATAAACGCCGATAACGTCCAAAGGGGAAGATCATACCTTGCAGACAAAATCGGGGAAGAAATAGCGAACCTAACCATGAACATATATGATGATGGGAGAATAACAGGGGGCCTCTACTCAGCCCCTATGGATGATGAAGGCACGCCATCACAACGCACACCCATAATAGAAAAAGGAATACTAAAAAATTTCATATATGACCTCTATACAGCCTCCAAGGGAAACGTTAAAAGTACTGGTAATGGTATAAGACCATCATTCTCAAGCATACCAACAGTTTCAACCACTAACATCATCCTAGACTTCCAGGATAAAATAACAGTTGATGATATCGAAAGGGGTATGCTCGTAACTGATGTTCTCGGCGCCCACACAGCCAACCCGATTTCCGGAGACTTCTCATTGGAAGCTAACAACCCATTCTTCATAGAAAATGGGGAGATAAAATATCCAATAAAAAAAGCCATGATTTCAGGTAACCTCTTCAACATCCTAAAACAGGTAAAAATGATAGACTCCAAGATAAGGCAAATAGGAGCCTTCATAACACCAAGGATATTCATAGAAACCATAAGGGTTATTGGAGGATAA
- a CDS encoding radical SAM protein: protein MMLEDYHLIREDKKLARFKIAASIKAKDVPKDKLWDEHERIRRKFKEYYEKQTIRSHETSFLDLKIKIADNIFKSCHFCERRCYVNRKKEPGYCGVLEARIASEFLHFGEEAPLVPSHTIFFSGCTFHCVFCQNWDISQNPQGGVHIKPGKLADIIDKKRRRGSFNVNFVGGDPTPNLNYILKVISKCKENIPIIWNSNFYMSKEAMNLLDGIIDLYLTDFKFGNDKCAKTLADVDNYWEIATRNHLLAKESADMIIRHLVLPGHIECCTIPILSWIADKLGKNTPVNIMGQYRPVYHAMEYPRIDRYPTREEIHTAREYARELGLANLL, encoded by the coding sequence ATGATGCTAGAAGATTACCATCTTATAAGAGAAGATAAAAAACTTGCACGATTTAAAATAGCAGCATCCATAAAGGCCAAGGACGTGCCAAAAGACAAATTATGGGACGAACACGAAAGAATCCGCAGAAAGTTCAAAGAGTATTATGAAAAACAGACCATAAGATCTCATGAGACATCATTCCTAGATTTGAAGATAAAAATAGCAGACAACATATTTAAATCATGTCATTTTTGCGAAAGACGCTGCTATGTCAACCGCAAAAAAGAACCAGGATACTGCGGCGTACTAGAAGCCAGGATAGCATCAGAATTTTTACACTTCGGAGAAGAAGCACCACTCGTCCCAAGTCATACAATATTCTTTTCAGGTTGCACATTCCACTGCGTATTCTGCCAAAACTGGGACATATCCCAAAATCCCCAAGGAGGCGTCCACATAAAACCTGGGAAACTCGCAGACATAATAGATAAAAAGAGGCGAAGAGGATCATTCAATGTAAATTTTGTCGGGGGAGACCCCACACCCAACCTTAACTACATCCTAAAAGTCATCTCAAAATGCAAAGAAAACATCCCCATAATATGGAACAGCAACTTCTACATGTCAAAAGAGGCCATGAACCTACTAGATGGTATCATAGACTTATACTTAACAGATTTCAAATTCGGAAACGACAAATGCGCCAAAACACTAGCGGACGTGGACAATTACTGGGAAATAGCCACAAGGAACCACCTACTAGCCAAAGAATCGGCTGATATGATAATAAGACATCTTGTACTCCCAGGGCACATTGAATGTTGCACAATACCCATACTATCATGGATAGCCGACAAACTAGGCAAAAACACCCCAGTTAATATAATGGGACAATACAGGCCGGTATACCATGCCATGGAATACCCCAGGATAGACAGATACCCTACAAGAGAAGAAATCCACACAGCAAGGGAATATGCAAGGGAACTAGGCCTCGCCAACCTACTATAA
- a CDS encoding NTPase has product MMWRIKRLNIIITGKPGSGKTTLIKKIKNYLEKKGASIGGIFTPEIREGKKRIGFEIIDIMTNERGILAEKGAPGPRVGSYGVNLETIKRVGIPGIEKAIKSADYIIIDEVAPMELKDPNFLVKVEEAFSSDKTVIAAFHRKLIQNIKDREDVQIFKIDPKNREIVYEEIKSIIEGK; this is encoded by the coding sequence ATGATGTGGAGGATAAAAAGATTGAATATCATAATAACAGGAAAACCCGGATCTGGGAAGACAACACTAATCAAAAAAATAAAAAACTATCTAGAAAAAAAGGGGGCTAGCATAGGTGGAATATTCACACCAGAAATAAGAGAAGGTAAAAAGAGGATAGGCTTCGAGATAATAGATATAATGACCAATGAAAGGGGTATACTAGCAGAAAAGGGAGCTCCAGGGCCGAGGGTAGGATCCTATGGTGTTAACCTTGAGACGATCAAGAGGGTGGGCATACCCGGGATCGAAAAAGCCATTAAATCCGCGGATTACATCATAATAGATGAGGTCGCGCCAATGGAACTTAAAGACCCAAACTTCCTAGTTAAAGTGGAAGAAGCGTTTTCAAGCGACAAGACAGTGATAGCAGCCTTCCACAGGAAACTCATCCAGAACATAAAGGATAGAGAAGACGTGCAAATATTCAAAATCGACCCAAAAAATCGTGAAATAGTATACGAAGAGATAAAAAGCATAATAGAGGGAAAATAA
- the pscS gene encoding O-phospho-L-seryl-tRNA:Cys-tRNA synthase has product MECDDYGLARAIERENLNLNPLQRGGVLPADAREALYEFSDGYSICDYCEGRLDQIRKPDITRFLEDLADFINIDIVRTVHGAREGKFAVMHAICDKGDTIVTDGNAHYTTHLAAERNRLKIIEAPNNGYPTFEIKPETYKQVLEDAIDKTEIKLAVLTHVDGDYGNLTNAKTIASICRRLGVPLLLNCAYSMGRMPIDAKEIGADFIVGSGHKSMAASGPIGVLGMTSEWEDIILKKSERHEKKEIEMLGCTSRGAPIATLMASFPHVKERVHRWNDEIKKTRHFIKEMEKLGEIIQLGVKPKEHDLVRFETPIFDSIARSHPRRGFFLYEELKKRKIVGIKRGQTRWFKCSVYAMTMEQVEYIINAFKDIIEKYQKS; this is encoded by the coding sequence ATGGAATGTGACGATTATGGGCTTGCAAGAGCCATTGAAAGGGAAAACCTAAACTTAAACCCCCTCCAGAGGGGTGGTGTCCTCCCAGCAGATGCCCGTGAAGCACTTTATGAATTCTCAGATGGTTATAGTATATGTGATTATTGTGAAGGAAGACTAGATCAGATAAGAAAACCAGACATCACAAGATTCCTTGAGGATCTCGCAGACTTCATAAACATTGACATTGTAAGAACAGTCCATGGTGCGAGAGAAGGAAAATTTGCCGTGATGCACGCCATCTGCGACAAAGGGGATACTATAGTAACAGATGGGAACGCGCACTATACCACACATTTAGCAGCCGAAAGAAACCGCCTTAAAATCATCGAAGCACCCAACAATGGATATCCAACATTCGAAATAAAACCAGAAACCTACAAACAAGTACTAGAAGACGCCATCGACAAGACAGAGATCAAACTAGCAGTTTTAACACACGTCGACGGAGACTATGGAAACCTTACAAATGCAAAAACAATAGCATCTATTTGCAGAAGATTAGGCGTCCCACTATTATTAAATTGCGCATACTCCATGGGTCGAATGCCAATAGACGCCAAGGAGATAGGTGCCGATTTCATTGTTGGCAGCGGACACAAGAGCATGGCAGCCTCCGGGCCTATAGGAGTGCTTGGCATGACCAGCGAATGGGAGGACATCATACTTAAAAAATCTGAGCGTCACGAAAAAAAGGAAATCGAAATGTTAGGCTGTACAAGTAGAGGTGCTCCAATAGCAACACTGATGGCATCATTCCCACACGTGAAAGAAAGAGTACACAGATGGAACGATGAAATTAAAAAAACAAGACACTTTATAAAAGAAATGGAAAAATTAGGGGAAATAATACAATTAGGGGTTAAGCCAAAAGAGCACGACCTGGTAAGATTTGAAACACCCATATTCGATAGTATAGCACGTTCACATCCAAGAAGGGGCTTTTTCTTATATGAGGAGCTTAAAAAGAGGAAAATAGTTGGTATAAAGAGGGGTCAGACACGATGGTTCAAATGCAGCGTATATGCCATGACCATGGAACAAGTAGAATATATAATCAACGCCTTCAAAGATATCATAGAAAAATACCAAAAATCCTAG
- a CDS encoding GyrI-like domain-containing protein, with the protein MIKTKMVPDELIAVISYTGCFKKTKKLLQELEEWLREYKVKIGGSGFVIFYTSPFEDEGRYDVGFPIEEEVEGTDRVKIVTIPKHRVLYTFYKGSGRGAAYDSLIDFVEENKIDVIGSPREIYHGSRVEIQFPII; encoded by the coding sequence ATGATAAAGACTAAAATGGTCCCTGATGAGCTTATAGCTGTTATAAGTTATACTGGCTGTTTTAAGAAGACCAAAAAGTTACTTCAAGAACTCGAGGAATGGCTTAGGGAGTATAAGGTCAAGATTGGGGGTTCTGGTTTTGTGATATTCTATACTAGCCCCTTTGAGGATGAGGGAAGATATGATGTGGGGTTCCCTATAGAGGAGGAGGTCGAGGGTACTGATCGTGTGAAGATTGTGACTATCCCCAAGCATAGGGTTTTATACACTTTCTATAAAGGTTCGGGTAGGGGAGCTGCTTATGATTCTCTCATAGATTTTGTTGAAGAGAATAAGATAGATGTTATAGGTTCACCGAGGGAGATATATCATGGGAGTAGAGTGGAGATACAGTTTCCCATAATCTAG
- the rpsJ gene encoding 30S ribosomal protein S10, whose product MQKARIKLTGTDPKKLEYVCEQIKKIAERTGVDISGPIPLPTKRLIVPTRKSPDGEGTATWEKWEMRIHKRLVGIEADERAMRQVMKVNVPDNVSIEIELKG is encoded by the coding sequence ATGCAGAAGGCACGGATTAAACTCACAGGAACTGACCCAAAAAAATTAGAATACGTTTGTGAACAGATAAAGAAGATAGCAGAGAGAACCGGAGTTGACATATCAGGTCCCATACCCCTCCCCACTAAGAGGCTTATAGTACCAACCCGTAAATCCCCAGATGGTGAGGGAACCGCTACTTGGGAAAAATGGGAGATGAGAATACATAAGAGACTCGTGGGGATAGAAGCCGATGAAAGGGCCATGCGCCAGGTCATGAAAGTGAACGTACCAGATAATGTTAGTATAGAAATAGAACTTAAGGGCTAA
- the tuf gene encoding translation elongation factor EF-1 subunit alpha: MAKEKEHINLAFIGHVDHGKSTLVGHLLLQAGVITEQQLAEGEDKFRYVMDRLAEERERGLTIDLAHTKFETKKYEFTIVDCPGHRDFVKNMITGASQADAAVLVVAADDGVMPQTKEHVFLARTLGIDQLIVAINKMDLVDYSEDRYNEVKDEVSELIKTVGYKPNEVPFVAVSAFVGDNITQKSDKTPWYKGPTIVEALDQLNPPEKPVDLPLRIPIQDVYSITGVGTVPVGRVETGVLKTGDNVIFEPPGVGGEVKSIEMHHERIEQAEPGDNIGFNVRGVGKNDIRRGDVAGHPDTPPTVAKQFTAQVVVLQHPGVITVGYTPVFHCHTAQVACTFTELVQKINPATGEVQEENPDYLKTGDAAVVKIQPTKPLVIEKIKDIPHMGRFAIRDMGQTVAAGMCIDLVPAK; encoded by the coding sequence ATGGCTAAAGAGAAAGAACACATAAACTTGGCATTTATTGGACACGTAGACCATGGAAAATCCACACTTGTAGGTCACCTTCTCCTACAAGCAGGAGTCATCACTGAACAGCAACTAGCTGAAGGAGAAGACAAATTCAGATATGTTATGGACAGATTAGCAGAAGAAAGGGAAAGAGGACTGACAATAGACCTCGCACATACAAAATTCGAAACAAAAAAATATGAATTCACAATCGTGGATTGTCCAGGCCACCGCGACTTCGTTAAAAACATGATCACAGGAGCTTCACAAGCAGACGCTGCAGTACTAGTCGTGGCAGCAGACGATGGTGTGATGCCACAGACAAAAGAACACGTATTCCTTGCAAGGACACTCGGCATAGACCAGTTAATCGTCGCGATAAACAAGATGGACCTAGTAGATTACAGCGAAGACAGATACAATGAAGTTAAAGATGAAGTGAGCGAACTCATCAAGACAGTCGGTTACAAGCCCAATGAAGTCCCATTCGTGGCAGTCTCAGCATTCGTAGGCGACAACATAACCCAAAAGAGTGATAAAACACCATGGTACAAGGGCCCCACAATAGTCGAGGCATTAGACCAGTTAAACCCACCAGAAAAACCAGTGGACTTACCATTAAGGATACCAATCCAGGATGTATATTCCATCACAGGAGTGGGAACAGTACCCGTTGGCAGGGTTGAAACCGGAGTTCTAAAGACTGGTGACAATGTCATCTTCGAACCACCAGGCGTTGGCGGAGAAGTCAAATCCATAGAAATGCACCATGAACGTATAGAACAGGCAGAACCCGGTGATAACATAGGATTCAATGTGAGAGGTGTTGGAAAGAATGATATAAGAAGGGGTGACGTAGCAGGACATCCTGACACGCCACCAACAGTCGCGAAACAATTCACAGCCCAGGTAGTCGTATTACAACACCCAGGGGTTATAACAGTAGGATACACACCGGTATTCCACTGCCATACAGCTCAGGTCGCATGCACATTCACAGAACTCGTCCAGAAGATAAACCCTGCAACTGGTGAAGTGCAAGAAGAAAACCCAGACTACCTCAAAACTGGAGACGCTGCAGTGGTTAAAATACAACCAACCAAACCACTCGTAATAGAAAAGATCAAGGACATCCCACACATGGGAAGATTCGCCATAAGGGACATGGGACAGACAGTCGCAGCTGGGATGTGCATAGACCTAGTACCAGCAAAATAA
- a CDS encoding elongation factor EF-2: MSRRAKMISKIKELMYKPDYIRNIGIVAHIDHGKTTLSDNLLAGAGMISAELAGDQLFLDFDEQEQARGITIDAANVSMVHPYNGKEYLINLIDTPGHVDFGGDVTRAMRAVDGAVVVVCAVEGVMPQTETVLRQALKEHVKPVLFINKVDRLINELKLKPEELQERFIKIISQVNKLIKSMAPKEFKEKWQVRVEDGSVAFGSAYYNWAINVPIMQETGITFKDIYQYCKEDRQKELAQKVPLHKVLLGMVVEHLPSPSESQTYRVPVIWQGDLESGEGQAMLKTDPNGPLAVMITDVRIDKHAGEVATGRIFGGTIKKGDEIFLVGSHTTSRVQQVGVYMGPERINTDVVPAGNIVAITGAKNVVAGETICDTERKIEAFESLEHISEPVVTVAVEAKNTKDLPKLIEVLRQIAKEDPTVKVEINEETGEHLVSGMGELHLEIIAYRINEKGVEIETSEPIVVYRETVMDTAGPVEGKSPNKHNRFYITIEPLEESVFKAIQDGQIKEGRIKGKEMANKFIKAGLDKEEARRVWDVYEKNLFINMTRGIQYLDEIKELILDGFESAIDDGPLAKEKVMGVKVKLVDAKIHEDAVHRGPAQVLPAVRRAMYAAMMMAEPKILEPIQKVFINVPQEYMGNATREIQNRRGQILDMSQEGDMVTVEAKVPVAEMFGFAGDIRSATEGRCLWSTENAGFEKLPDELQKTIIREIRTRKGLSPEPYGADHYLS; encoded by the coding sequence GTGAGTAGACGTGCTAAAATGATTAGTAAGATCAAAGAATTAATGTACAAACCAGATTACATCCGAAACATTGGCATAGTCGCCCACATAGACCATGGAAAAACAACACTATCAGACAACCTACTAGCCGGCGCAGGGATGATATCAGCAGAACTAGCAGGCGACCAGTTATTCCTAGACTTCGACGAACAAGAACAGGCAAGGGGTATAACTATTGATGCAGCTAACGTATCCATGGTCCACCCATACAATGGCAAAGAATACCTCATAAACCTCATAGACACCCCAGGACACGTAGACTTTGGAGGGGATGTTACACGTGCAATGAGAGCTGTTGACGGTGCAGTGGTCGTGGTCTGCGCAGTCGAAGGTGTGATGCCCCAGACAGAAACAGTACTAAGACAAGCCCTCAAAGAACACGTGAAACCAGTACTATTCATAAATAAAGTGGATCGTCTAATAAACGAACTCAAACTCAAACCAGAAGAACTCCAAGAAAGATTCATAAAAATAATAAGCCAAGTAAACAAGCTAATCAAAAGCATGGCACCCAAAGAATTCAAAGAAAAATGGCAAGTAAGGGTAGAAGACGGGAGCGTGGCCTTTGGATCAGCCTACTACAACTGGGCCATAAACGTCCCAATAATGCAAGAAACTGGCATAACCTTCAAGGACATATACCAATACTGTAAAGAAGACAGACAAAAAGAACTAGCCCAGAAAGTCCCCCTACACAAAGTACTCCTCGGAATGGTCGTAGAACACCTGCCAAGCCCGTCAGAATCCCAAACTTATAGAGTACCCGTCATATGGCAAGGAGACCTAGAAAGTGGAGAAGGCCAAGCAATGCTCAAAACAGACCCCAATGGGCCCCTAGCAGTCATGATAACAGATGTTAGGATAGATAAACATGCTGGTGAAGTGGCGACTGGTCGTATATTCGGTGGGACCATCAAAAAGGGTGATGAGATATTCCTTGTAGGATCCCATACCACCTCCAGGGTCCAACAGGTCGGAGTCTACATGGGCCCAGAGAGGATAAACACTGATGTGGTCCCAGCTGGTAACATTGTGGCAATAACCGGTGCCAAGAATGTGGTTGCAGGTGAAACAATATGCGATACCGAGAGGAAAATAGAAGCGTTTGAGAGCCTAGAACACATTTCAGAGCCTGTTGTCACAGTAGCAGTTGAAGCAAAGAACACAAAGGATCTTCCAAAACTTATAGAGGTATTGAGGCAGATAGCCAAAGAAGATCCGACAGTAAAAGTCGAGATAAACGAGGAAACAGGTGAACACCTCGTATCTGGGATGGGTGAATTACACCTTGAAATAATCGCCTATAGGATAAACGAAAAAGGTGTTGAAATAGAAACCTCAGAGCCCATAGTAGTTTACAGGGAGACTGTCATGGACACTGCAGGGCCGGTTGAGGGCAAATCACCCAACAAACATAACAGATTCTATATAACCATAGAACCATTGGAGGAGTCAGTATTCAAAGCCATACAGGATGGTCAGATCAAAGAGGGTAGGATAAAAGGAAAAGAAATGGCGAATAAATTCATAAAAGCGGGCCTAGACAAAGAAGAGGCTAGAAGAGTATGGGACGTATATGAAAAGAACCTCTTCATAAACATGACAAGAGGTATACAATACCTTGATGAGATAAAAGAGCTCATATTAGACGGTTTTGAAAGTGCGATAGATGATGGTCCACTAGCAAAGGAAAAGGTGATGGGCGTTAAAGTAAAACTCGTGGATGCTAAAATCCACGAGGACGCCGTGCACAGGGGACCCGCACAGGTGCTCCCCGCGGTTAGAAGGGCTATGTATGCTGCTATGATGATGGCTGAACCTAAGATCCTCGAACCAATACAGAAAGTTTTCATAAACGTTCCACAAGAATACATGGGTAACGCTACAAGGGAGATACAGAACAGGCGCGGTCAAATCTTAGATATGAGCCAAGAGGGTGACATGGTAACAGTAGAGGCTAAGGTTCCAGTTGCTGAAATGTTCGGCTTCGCAGGGGACATCAGATCAGCCACAGAAGGAAGATGCCTCTGGTCCACTGAAAACGCAGGATTTGAGAAATTACCTGATGAACTCCAAAAAACCATCATAAGAGAGATAAGAACCAGGAAAGGATTATCACCCGAACCATATGGTGCTGACCATTACCTCAGCTAA